The following proteins are encoded in a genomic region of Lytechinus variegatus isolate NC3 chromosome 7, Lvar_3.0, whole genome shotgun sequence:
- the LOC121418316 gene encoding D-aspartate oxidase-like, which produces MAAEMGRTKRVVVVGAGIIGLSSAVNIIETVPNVEVTLIAEHFEEHLASCVSGGLWNPREVPLNGTPVHVLRKWGKETWDHSIPLALSSEASKIGIELIPGYRLYPEMIKEEEEPWWKDDVIGYRRVPQKEIKKLFAPTFKDGYFYMTMITNCLIYLPYLMKRFLQKGGKAIQRKVDSLGEFAGVYDVVVNCSGLGAKFLAQDDALEPLRGQIIRVRAPMQHFFVLYSLKDGMKRWGDRSFYVFPRNGQVVLGGTVQHGRWDSEPNQEDAKYILDKASQVLPNLKGSEVVKHLVGLRPSRSKGVRLGAETMNFGALKIEVVHNYGHEGNGVTLHWGCAKETTRLVQQILEKSSTLQSRL; this is translated from the exons ATGGCAGCGGAGATGGGTAGGACGAAGAGAGTGGTCGTCGTCGGCGCTGGAATTATAGGGCTTTCATCGGCTGTCAATATCATTGAAACAGTCCCCAATGTCGAGGTAACATTGATTGCAGAGCATTTTGAGGAGCATTTGGCATCATGCGTATCTGGTGGCTTATGGAATCCCCGGGAAGTCCCCCTCAACGGCACACCCGTGCACGTTCTTCG GAAATGGGGCAAAGAAACTTGGGATCATAGCATTCCTTTGGCTTTGAGTTCAGAAGCATCCAAAATTGGAATAGAGTTAATCCCCGGTTACCGTTTGTATCCAGAGATGATCAAAGAAGAA GAGGAGCCATGGTGGAAGGATGATGTTATAGGATACAGAAGAGTTCctcaaaaagaaataaagaaactcTTTGCACCGACGTTCAA GGATGGATATTTCTACATGACAATGATAACCAATTGCCTGATCTATCTTCCATACCTCATGAAGCG CTTTCTACAAAAGGGTGGGAAAGCCATTCAGAGGAAGGTTGACAGTTTAGGAGAG TTTGCAGGTGTGTATGATGTAGTAGTTAACTGCTCAGGATTAGGGGCAAAGTTTCTTGCACAAGACGATGCCCTGGAACCACTGAGGGGTCAGATCATACGG GTTCGAGCCCCGATGCAGCATTTCTTTGTCCTGTACTCTCTCAAGGACGGGATGAAAAGATGGGGGGATAGATCATTCTATGTGTTTCCAAG GAATGGACAGGTGGTCCTAGGGGGAACAGTTCAGCATGGAAGATGGGATTCTGAACCAAACCAAGAGGATGCTAAATACATCTTAGATAAGGCATCGCAAGTACTACCAAATCTGAAG ggAAGTGAGGTTGTAAAACATTTGGTCGGACTGAGACCATCCCGTTCCAAAGGAGTCAGACTAGGGGCTGAAACTATGAACTTTGGTGCATTGAAAATAGAG GTTGTTCATAACTATGGCCACGAAGGCAATGGAGTCACTCTACACTGGGGATGCGCCAAGGAAACCACTCGACTCGTCCAGCAGATACTCGAAAAATCATCCACGTTGCAATCAAGATTGTAA